One genomic segment of Vagococcus intermedius includes these proteins:
- a CDS encoding DEAD/DEAH box helicase gives MTKNQFSELKISSDICRAISLLGYEKPTQVQSEAIPFLLAKKDIIVKSQTGSGKTAAFGIPLCESIEWEERAPQALVLTPTRELALQIQNDLFHIGRFKRLKVEAVFGRSPFAAQERQLKQRTHIVVATPGRLLDHLERGTVDLSKIETLVIDEADEMLDMGFIEQIEKVLDHVPSSATKALFSATMPPAIKHLVEEYLVAPQFIEVQVENKVQDRIAQYFYRIKEEEKVQLLLDVVVVDNPTTCIVFCNTKLAVEEVAESLTALGAKPEMLHGGMEQRDRTRIIKEYKQGYFRYLVATDVAARGLDIADVDMVINFDLPNSNENYTHRIGRTARFEKLGKAISFVNEFDDRRFDSISENQEQQLTELKAPKEKLVMDKMSSFTAKQERAPKLKKTKELVFKDEIMKLHINAGKKTKMRAGDVVGALCSIDGMTGEDIGVISIADVSTFVEILNGKGEHVLKSLQHVPVKGRTRRVSKANESNYEKDIKNS, from the coding sequence ATGACAAAGAATCAATTTTCAGAATTAAAAATTAGTAGTGATATTTGCAGGGCTATTAGTTTATTAGGCTACGAAAAACCTACTCAGGTACAGTCTGAAGCCATTCCATTTTTACTTGCAAAAAAAGATATTATTGTAAAATCACAAACTGGTAGTGGAAAAACAGCTGCTTTTGGGATTCCGTTATGTGAGAGTATTGAGTGGGAAGAGCGCGCTCCGCAAGCATTAGTTTTAACCCCAACAAGGGAGTTGGCCTTACAAATCCAAAATGATTTATTTCATATTGGAAGATTTAAACGTTTGAAAGTGGAAGCTGTTTTTGGCCGTAGTCCTTTTGCTGCTCAAGAGCGTCAACTAAAGCAACGGACGCACATTGTGGTAGCAACACCAGGTAGACTATTAGATCACTTAGAACGTGGCACAGTTGATTTAAGTAAAATCGAAACGCTAGTTATTGATGAAGCCGATGAAATGCTAGATATGGGATTTATTGAACAAATAGAAAAAGTCTTAGATCACGTACCTAGTAGTGCAACAAAAGCTCTTTTTTCAGCTACTATGCCGCCTGCAATTAAACACTTAGTAGAGGAATATTTAGTAGCCCCACAGTTTATTGAAGTTCAAGTTGAAAATAAGGTACAAGACCGTATCGCACAATATTTTTATCGAATAAAAGAAGAGGAAAAAGTTCAATTACTACTAGACGTTGTGGTAGTGGATAATCCAACAACCTGTATTGTTTTTTGTAATACTAAGTTGGCTGTTGAGGAAGTAGCAGAGAGTTTAACCGCTTTAGGCGCAAAACCTGAAATGCTACATGGTGGTATGGAACAGCGTGATCGAACTAGAATTATTAAAGAATATAAACAAGGTTATTTTCGTTATTTAGTTGCAACCGATGTAGCTGCAAGAGGGTTAGATATTGCCGATGTAGATATGGTAATTAATTTTGACTTACCGAATAGTAATGAAAACTACACACACCGGATTGGTAGAACCGCTCGTTTTGAAAAATTAGGGAAAGCAATCTCTTTTGTAAATGAATTTGATGATCGCCGTTTTGATTCTATTTCGGAAAATCAAGAACAACAATTAACCGAGTTAAAAGCACCTAAAGAAAAGTTAGTGATGGATAAAATGTCATCATTTACTGCAAAACAAGAACGTGCACCTAAATTAAAGAAAACAAAAGAATTAGTTTTTAAAGACGAGATTATGAAGTTACATATTAATGCTGGTAAGAAAACTAAGATGCGTGCAGGAGATGTTGTTGGAGCTCTGTGTAGTATTGATGGGATGACTGGAGAAGATATTGGCGTCATTAGCATTGCTGATGTTTCTACTTTTGTTGAAATATTAAATGGTAAGGGCGAACACGTTTTAAAATCTTTACAACATGTTCCAGTTAAAGGCAGAACGCGTCGAGTTAGTAAAGCAAATGAAAGTAATTATGAGAAGGATATAAAAAACAGTTAG
- a CDS encoding transposase translates to MSCHTGSKRNYSYLKNIKKGLKMLFASRILNGVTKGLNNKIKVIKRVAYGYRNFYHFHSRIYIIQVLLFHNNKKGLIRIFYPYQT, encoded by the coding sequence ATCAGCTGCCACACTGGTTCAAAAAGAAATTACTCTTATTTAAAAAATATAAAGAAGGGATTAAAAATGCTTTTCGCTTCTCGTATTCTAAATGGTGTCACTAAAGGGCTAAACAATAAAATTAAGGTGATCAAACGGGTAGCCTATGGCTATCGAAATTTTTATCATTTTCATTCCCGTATTTACATTATTCAGGTCTTACTTTTTCACAACAATAAAAAAGGCCTGATAAGAATTTTCTATCCTTACCAGACCTAA
- the pcp gene encoding pyroglutamyl-peptidase I, which produces MKILLTGFKPFGNESCNPSWEAVKLVPESLSGASIIKLELPTVFGKATEVLYQTIESEHPDIVLNLGQAGGRAGLSLERVAINIADARIPDNEGNQPIDEPIRADGAPAYFSTLPLKEMALKMSQAGYLVGISNTAGTFVCNQIMYDVHYLIDKQYNQMKAGFIHVPYNHQQVDEKRDVPSMSNHDMSQALVVGLERLIELKGEKSGEILLGGSEH; this is translated from the coding sequence ATGAAAATTTTATTAACTGGCTTCAAACCTTTTGGCAATGAGTCCTGCAATCCCTCTTGGGAAGCAGTTAAATTAGTACCAGAAAGTTTATCAGGAGCATCTATTATCAAATTAGAGTTACCTACTGTTTTTGGAAAAGCTACGGAAGTACTCTACCAAACTATAGAGTCAGAACATCCTGATATTGTTCTCAATCTTGGTCAAGCTGGTGGGAGAGCAGGTCTCTCATTGGAACGTGTTGCGATTAATATTGCAGATGCTCGAATACCGGATAATGAAGGCAATCAGCCCATTGATGAACCCATTAGAGCTGATGGGGCACCTGCTTATTTTTCAACGTTACCTCTTAAAGAAATGGCTTTAAAAATGAGTCAAGCTGGTTATTTAGTTGGTATTTCTAATACAGCCGGAACTTTTGTTTGCAATCAAATAATGTATGATGTTCATTATTTAATAGATAAACAATACAACCAGATGAAAGCCGGCTTTATTCATGTTCCTTACAATCACCAACAAGTAGATGAAAAAAGGGATGTTCCTTCGATGAGTAATCATGATATGAGTCAAGCCCTAGTAGTAGGTTTAGAAAGATTGATTGAATTAAAAGGAGAAAAATCTGGCGAAATTTTGTTAGGCGGAAGCGAGCATTAA